The DNA sequence GGTGCTCCGCGACCGCGACGCCGTCTCCGGCACCTCCCGGGTCTCCGGCGTCTTCGGCTACGAGCGCGAGTCCGGGCGGTTCCTCGTCCTGGAGGCGCCGGCCGTGGTGCTGGCCACCGGCGGCATCGGCAAGTCGTTCAAGGTGACCTCCAACTCCTGGGAGTACACCGGCGACGGGCACGCCCTGGCGCTGCTCGCCGGGGCCCGGCTGGTGAACATGGAGTTCGTCCAGTTCCATCCGACGGGCATGGTCTGGCCGCCGTCCGTGAAGGGCATCCTCGTCACCGAGTCGGTGCGCGGCGACGGCGGGGTGCTGCGCAACAGCGACGGCAAGCGGTTCATGTTCGACTACATCCCCGACGTCTTCAAGGAGAAGTACGCGGAGACGGAGGACGAGGGCGACCGCTGGTACACCGACCCCGACCACAACCGCCGGCCGCCGGAGCTGCTGCCGCGCGACGAGGTGGCGCGGGCGATCAACTCCGAGGTGAAGGCGGGCCGCGGCTCGCCGCACGGCGGGGTGTTCCTGGACGTCTCGACGCGGATGCCGGCCGACGTCATCCGCCGCAAACTGCCGTCCATGCACCACCAGTTCAAGGAGCTGGCGGACGTGGACATCACCGCGGAGGCCATGGAGGTCGGCCCCACCTGCCACTACGTGATGGGCGGCGTCGAGGTCGACCCGGACACCGCGGCGGCGGTCGGGGTGCCGGGTCTTTTCGCGGCCGGCGAGGTGGCGGGCGGGCTGCACGGCTCCAACCGGCTCGGCGGCAACTCCCTCTCCGACCTGCTGGTGTTCGGACGGCGCGCGGGCCTGTACGCGGCCCGGTACGCGGCCGGGCTGGACGGGGCGGGACGGCCCGCGGTGTCCGACGCGGACGTGGCGTCGGCGGAGGCGGAGGCGCTGCGGCCGTTCGGCGCCGAGGAGAGCACCGGCGGGGCCGCCGAGAATCCGTACGCCCTGCACCAGGAGCTCCAGCAGTCGATGAACGACCTGGTGGGGATCATCCGGAAGGCGCCCGAGATGGAGGAGGCGCTGCGCCGGCTGTCCGGGCTGCGGGCCCGCGCCCGGCGGGCCGGGGTCGAGGGGCACCGGCAGTTCAACCCGGGCTGGCACCTGGCGCTGGACCTGCGGAACATGCTGCTGGTCAGCGAGTGCGTGGCGCGGGCGGCGCTGGAGCGGACGGAGAGCCGCGGCGGACACACCCGGGACGACCACCCGGGCATGGACCGGCGCTGGCGGAAGGCGCGGCTGGTCTGCCGGCTGGCCGACGACAGCACCGAGCCGGCCGCCGAGGACCCGGCGCTGGGCCGCATCCGGCTGGAGCGGCAGGAGCCGCCCGCGATCCGTCCCGACCTGCTGGAGCTGTTCGAGAAGGACGAGCTGAAGAAGTACCTGACGGACGAGGAGCTCACCCGATGAGTTATCAGGCCCGCTTCAAGGTGTGGCGGGGTGACGCTGACGGCGGCGGCCTCACCGACTACGAGGTCGCCGTCAACGAGGGTGAGGTCGTCCTCGACATCATCCACCGGCTGCAGGCCACCGCCGCGCCGGACCTGGCCGTCCGCTGGAACTGCAAGGCGGGCAAGTGCGGTTCGTGCAGCGCGGAGATCAACGGCCGGCCGCGGTTGATGTGCATGACGCGGATGTCGGTGTTCGACCCGGCGGAGACGGTCACGGTGACGCCGATGCGGGCGTTCCCGGTCGTCCGCGACCTGGTGACGGACGTGTCGTACAACTACGCCAAGGCGCGGGACGTGGCCTCGTTCGCCCCGCCGCCGGACCTCAAGCCGGGCGAGTACCGGATGCGGCAGCAGGACGTGGACCGGCTCCAGGAGTTCCGCAAGTGCATCGAGTGCTTCCTGTGCCAGAACACCTGCCATGTGGTGCGTGACCACGAGGAGAACAAGCCCGCGTTCGCCGGGCCGCGCTTCCTGATGCGCGTCGCCGAGCTCGACATGCACCCGCTGGACGCCGCCGCCGAGGCGGGCGTCGACCGCAAGGCGGCGGCCCGCGAGGACCACGGGCTCGGCTACTGCAACATCACCAAATGCTGCACGGAGGTCTGCCCTGAGCACATCAAAATCACCGACAACGCGCTGATCCCGCTGAAGGAGCGGGTCGTCGACCGCTCCTACGACCCGCTGGTCTGGCTGGGCAGCAAGATCCGCCGCCGGGGCGCCGGGCACGGAACGTAATACCACACACCCTCCCGGTAGCGGCTCCGGCAAACCGGTCATACCCTCCGAAGTGTGACGCGGCTTTTGAGGCGGTACGGGCCCGGGGCGCCGGGCCCGGCCATCGTCGGCGCCCTCTTCGCGCTGTGCGTCCTCCTCCTCCCGGCGCCGTCCGTCGCCCGTGCCGAGACCCCGCTCGACCTCGACGCCACCGGGCACGTCACCGACACGGTCGGCGCGCTCGGCCGCCGCCGGCCCCAGGTCGAGGCCGCCCTCGCCCGGCTGGCCGGCCGGGACGTCCAGCTCTACGTCACCTACGTGCACGACTTCTCCGGCCGCACCGGCCGCGAGTGGGCCGACGCCACCGCCGACCGCAACGGCCTGGGCCCCCACGACGTCCTGCTCGCCGTCGCCACCTCCCCCCGGCAGTTCGCCGTCTCCGCCGCCCAGGACTCCGGCTTCCGCGCCGACCAGCTCCAGCAGGTCGCCACCGTCGCCATCACCCCCGCCCTGAAGGCCCACGACTGGGCCGGGGCCGCGATCGGGGCCGCCGACGGCTACCGGTCCGTCCTCGCCGGCCAGGCCGTCCGGCCGCCCGTCATCGTCCCCGGCCGCAGCGACCCCGGGGACAGCGGGCTGCTCCCCGGCGACCGGCGGTTCTGGGCACCCGTGGCGGCCGGGGCGCTGCTCTGCCTGGCCGGACTGCTGCTGCGCCGGCAGCGGCGCCGCCGGGCCCGCCGGCGGGTCACCCTCGTCCCGTTCCGTACCCCCGTAGCCTCCGTCACCGTCTCCGCCTCCACCGAGCCGGGCCTCGCCCGGATGGCCCAGCCGCTCACCCCGCTGCCCGACCTGGAGACGGAGGCGTCGCTCAACCTCGTCGCGACCGACGACGCCGTCCGCACCAGCGCCGAGGAGCTGTCCTTCGCCGTCGCCCAGCTCGGCGAGGCGGCGACGCTGCCGTTCGCCGAGGCCGTCGGCTACGCGCGCGGCGAGCTGGCCGCCGCCTTCCGGCTGCGGCAGCGGCTCGACGACGCCCCCGCCCACGACGACGACTTCCGCCGGCACGCCCTCGACGAGATCTGCTCCCGCTGCACCAGCGCCAACCGGCGGCTGGACGCCGAGGCGGCCGCCTTCGACCGGCTGCGCGCGCTCAAGGCCAACGCGGCGGTCGTCCTCGACCGCGCGGAGGACGCCGCCCGGGCCCTCGAACCACGCATCGACGCCGCCGAGAACGCCCTGTTCGCCCTCCGCCACCGGTGCACCGAGGACGCGCTGGCCCCCGTCTGGCGGTACCCGGCCGAGGCCCGCGACCGGCTCGCCTTCGCGGGCGCCGCCCTGGAGGACGCGCACACCGGCCTCGCCGAGGGCGACCGGGACCGGGCCGCGGTCTCGGTCCGCGCGGCCGAGGCCGCGCTCTCCCAGGCCCGCACCCTGGCCGCCGCCGCCCTCCGGCACGCCCACGAACTCGACGGCGCCACCCGGCGGCTCGCCGAGGCCCTGGCGGACGCGGAGGCCGCGGCGGAGGGCCACACGGAGGGCGCCGCCTTCGACCTGCTCACCGCCGTCCGCCGCGAGGTCGCCTGCGAACGGACCGACCCGCGGGCCGTCCTCCGCCGCATCGACGAGGCCGCCGCCGCCTTCGACGACGACCTGCCCCCCGACGACCCGGCCCGCGCCACCCGCACCCGCGCCCGGACCGGCCGCGCCCTCCTCACCGCCCGCGCCCGGGTCGCGGGCGCCCGCGACTTCATCGCCACCCACCGCGGCGCCGTCGGCGCCCGCGCCCGCACACGGCTCGCGGAGGCCGAGCGGCACCTGACGCTGGCGCGCCGGGACCCGGCCGAGGCCACCCGTGCCGAATTGCTCGCCCTCCAGGCCCGGACGGCCGCCGAACGCGACGTGGGCGTCTACGGCGTCGCCCACGCCATGCCCGACACGGCGCGCCCGGCGCGGGCGCTGGGCGGCGCCCTCCTCGGCGGCATCGTCCTCGCGGGGCTGCTGCCGGCGACGTTCGGCGGCGGCGCGACACGGGGGCGCCTGGCGGCGCCGGAGCGGTGAGGATGCCCCGGTCCCGCCCTTTCACCGTTTCTCGCGGGGGCAAGCCCCCGCACCCCCGAAACCGCGCTCCGCGCGGTTGTCCTCAAACTCCCCTAGAGGGGGGAGTTTGAGGACGAGCGGCGAAGCCGCGAAAAGGGGGTCTGGGGCGCAGCCCCAGGAAACGGCGAAGGGGCGGGACTGGGGCACCCTCCCCCGAGCCTCAATAGAGGCTCATAAGAGCCTCCACCGCATCAGGCGCCCCCGCCTCTCCATCCGGCAAGGCCAACTCAAACCACACCGTCTTCCCCTGCGGAGGAATCCGCCGACTCCCCCAAGCCGCACTCAGCAACCCCACCAACTGCAGGCCCCGCCCCCCTTCATCCGTATCCCGAGCCCGCCGCCGCCGAGGCTGCACCGACCCCGCGTCCCACACCTCGCACACCAGCGTCCGGTCCAGCAGCAGCCGCAGCCGGATGTCCCCCTCCCCGTACCGCAGTGCGTTGGTGACCAGCTCACTCACCAACAACTCGGTGGTGTCCACCAGGCTCTCCAGCCCCCACTGCGGCAGCATTTCCCGGGCCAGCTCCCGGGCCCGGGAGACGGACCGCGGCTCGGGAGGCAGGGTCCAGTCGCCGACGTGCCCGGGCGGCAGCCCCCGCAGCCGGGCCATCAGCAGAGCGATGTCGTCCTCGCCGTGATGAGTGTCCAGAGCGGACAGGACGTGATCACACACGTCCTCCAGCGGCCGGGCCGGATCGGTAAGAGCGTCACGGAACGCCTGGAGCCCCTCGTCCAGCGGGTGATCCCGGGACTCGACCAGACCATCGGTGTACAGCGCGAGCAGCGCCCCGTCCGGCAGCTCCAGGACGGTCTCCTCGAACAGCTCGCCGCCCACCCCGAGCGGCATCCCCGGCTGCACCTCCAGCAGCCGCGCCGGCTTGCCCTCCTCGACCAGGACGGGTGGCAGGTGCCCGGCGTTGGCGACCGTGCAGCGCCGGGTGACCGGGTCGTACACCGCGTAGACGCACGTCGCCAGGTACACCTCGGACAGATCGGCGGGGCGGACGCTCCCCCGCACCCCGCGCGAGGCGGACTGCTTGCCGCCGGGCCGGCCGAGGCCGTGGGCGATCTCGTCGAGGGCGGACAGCACCTCGGCCGGTTCCATGTCCAGCATGGCCAGGGTCCGTACGGCGGTGCGGAGTTCGCCCATGGCGACGGCGGCCCGCAGGCCGCGGCCCATGACGTCGCCGACGACCAGGGCCGTACGGTGGCCGGGCAGTTCGATGACGTCGAACCAGTCGCCGCCCACCTCGGTCGCCGCGTTGCCGGGCAGATAGCGGCAGGCGATCTCCAGCCCGGCGGCCTCGGGGTCGACCGGGGGCAGCAGGCTGCGCTGGAGGATGAGGGCCCGCTCGTGCTCGCGCCGGTAGAGGCGGGCGTTGTCGATGCAGACCGCCGCCCGCGAGGCCAGCTCCACGGCGACGGCCGTCTCCCGCTCGCCGAACGGCTCGCTGCCCTTGGTGCGGGTGAACTGGACCAGCCCCATCACCGTGTCCCGGGCGACCATCGGCACCGCCAGCGTGCACTGCGCCGACATGCCCGGCTCGGGCGGTTCGGCGCCCTCCCGCCCGCCGCCGGGGACGGCCTGCACCTGGGCGGTGCGCAGGGCGCCGGCACACGGCGAGTGGAAGGGGTACCGGTGCACCTCGCCGACCTGGATGGCCTTCTCGTCGGGCTCGTCGGAGGCGACCGGCGCGCCCGACACGGCGCTGGCGAAGGCGACGCGGCGCAGCTCGGCGCTGCCGTCGGCCAGGCCGGGCGGCGCCTCGTCGCCGGCGAGCAGCCCCTGGTAGAGGTCGACGGAGGCGAGGTCGCAGAACTGCGGGACGGCGACGTCCAGCAGTTCGCGGGCGGTGGTCTCCAGGTCGAGGGAGGTGCCGATACGGGCGCTGGCCTCGTTGAGCAGCGCCAGGTTGCGCCGGACGCCGGCGGCCTCCCGTTCGGCGCGGCGGCGGCCGGTGACGTCGGTGGCGATGGCGGCCACGCCGATGGGCCGCCCGCTGCCGCCGTGCAGCCGGTAGAGCGACACCGACCAGCGGCGGCGTTCGGCCTTGCCGGGGATCGGCCCCATCAGTTGGAGATCGGCCACCGGCCGGCCCGTGTCGAGGACCTGGCGGAGCGCGAGCGTCAGCCGTTCGGCCTCGGTGCGGGGCAGGAACTCGTGCGGCCTGCGGCCCCGGTGCCAGGCCACGGGACGGCCGAGGGCCTGGGCGAAGCTCTCGTTGACGCGGAGCAGCCGCAGGTCCGTGCCGAAGAAGAAGAACCCCAGGGGAGATTGGCCGAAAACGGCTTCCGACGCCGCGATGTCGGTCTCTATTCCCTGGAGCGCCCGGACGTCGACGGCCACACAGAGCGCGGCGCGCTCGCCGCGCTCGTTCCGGCTGGGCATCACGTAGACCTCGGCGAGGCCCTGCTGCCGCCCGTCGCGCTGGTACGGGACGAGGCCGGTCCGGGCGCGGGCGTCCGGCTCCGCACCGAGCGGCAGGTCCCCCGGGCCGCCCAGGTCGCCCAGGTCGCCCAGGTCGCCCGAAAAGAGGACCCCTTGCTGCGCGGCGGCGAACACGTCCTGGGGATCCCGGCCGACCGCCTGACCCGGAGTTATTCCGAAGAGCTCGGTGGCGCGCTCGCTCCACTGCTCGATCCGGCCGTCGGGTCCCAGCGAGAACGACGCCACGCGGATGTAGTCGTAGAGGGATCCGGGCGGGCTGTTCTGCCACATCGAGGTCGTGTCCTTACCCTCTGGGCCGCCCGCCTCGGCGCCCGCTGGCTTTTCGCTCACGTGCCCGTCCCCTCCGGCTCATGTGCTCGCACCGGCATCAGAAGGCCGAGTATCCAGCACGGGAGGCCCTCGGAACACGGACTTCACGATCACAGCACGGTCTCGACCCGCAATGGGTCTTCCCCGGGTTCCTAACCTGGCAAGCTCAGTTCGAACCACACCGTCTTGCCGTTGTCACCCCGGCGGGTACCCCAGCGGCGGGACGCCAGTGCGACGAGTTGCAGTCCACGCCCGCCCTCGTCGTCGGCTTCGGCCACACGTTCGCGGGGCGGATCGGGCAGCGGATCGGAGACCTCGACCTGCAGCACCCGGCCGGCGCGGGAGTACATCCGGACGCCGATGGGGCCGGTGGCGTGCCGCAGGGAGTTGGTGACGAGCTCGCTCACGAGGAGGACGGTGACGTCGGTGACGTCCGCCAGTCCCCAGGCGAGCAGGGTGTCGCGGACGAGCGTACGGGCGGTGCGCACCGCACCGGCCTCGGCGGGGAAGCTCCATTCGGCGAAACCCGGCGTCGATGCCAGTGCGCTGTCGCTCACGCCGACCACTTCCCAGACCGCTCTGATGCGACCCAGCCGGAATGCCCGGCTTGGGACCAATAATCAGCACATACCCGGTATGAGGGTCGGTGTACCGCTCCGGCCCGCAGTCGGGTTACGGCGGGTGACGACGCGCCGATGGGACAGGCGGGACGGGTGTGCGTGGCCTGAACAGGGTGAAGGAAGGGGCCCGGCTCCGGAAACGGCCACGGGTGGCCCCCCGGTCAGGGGGCCACCCGTACGCGTTCGACTATGTAGAGCTGCCGGCGGCCCCTCTTGTCCGGGGCCTTGTCCGTCGCCTTGTCCGGCGTCTCCAGGCTCTCGTCCAGGCGGTCGGCCACGCGCTCGGCCTCCAGCCTGGTGGCGTACCGCCCGACGCGGTAGCGATTGCCGTTGTCGTCCTGGCGGATCACCAGCCAGGGCAGGACCGGTTCGTTCTCACTCATCGCCCCTGCCCCTCCGCCGTCGCACCCTTCGGGAAGAAACCGCAGTCCGCATATGCCCGAGCGTACGCCCGACCTTTACGCAGCGGATACGGGTTTTCACGAAGAGGTGCGCATTCGGCCATGCGTACGCGCGCCCTCAGGCGCGCGCACGCGCGCCGTCACGCCTTGGAGGCCGACGGGACCGCGTCCTCGGACTCGCTCGCCGCCTCGGCGCGCTCGGCCTCCGCGATCTCCTCCTCGGCGGCGACCAGGGAGGGGTTGCGCCAGGCGCTCCGCACACCCCACATGTAGAAGACCAGGCCGATCAGGGCGACGACCAGCAGGTCCCAGCCCTCGGCCAGGTAGCCCTTGCCGTTGTAGTCCTTGCCGCCGGCCCACGAGACGAAGGCCATGACCAGCAGGTACGCCACCATCCAGGCGCCGGCCTTGAGGTGCGGCTTGAGCTCGGCCCACGGCTTGCGCAGCTCGTACCAGGCCCAGATCGGCAGACCGACCGCCATGATCAGGATGACCTTGCCGGTGAGCGGCCACTTGCCCCAGTAGAGGACCAGCGAGCCGAAGATCATCGCGACGGGCGCGATGACGGGCATGGCGCGCAGCTTCACCGGGCGGTTGATGCCCGGGGCGATGCGGCGCAGCGACATCACGGCGACGGGGCCGGTGATGTACGAGATGACGGTCGCGATCGAGACGATCTCGGCCAGCGAGCCCCAGCCGCGGAAGACCGCGAGGAACAGGAAGGCGATGACCAGGTTGAGCAGCAGGGCCGGACGCGGCACGCCGGTCTTCGGGTCGACCTTGCCGAAGATGCCCGGCAGGTGGCCGTTCTCCTGCACACCGTGGATCATGCGCGAGGTGGTCGCGGCGTAGATCATGCCGGTGCCGGACGGGGAGATGAACGCGTCCGCGTAGAGGACGATCGCCAGCCAGTTCAGGCCCCAGGCGATGGCCAGGTCGGCCAGCGGGGACTTGTAGGTGAGGGCGCTCCAGCCGTCGCCGAGGTCGGCGGCGGGGACGGCCATCAGGAAGGCGACCTGCAGCGCGATGTAGATGACCAGCGCGATCAGAATCGAGCCGATGACGGCCTTCGGCAGCGACTTGCCCGGGTTGCGGGCCTCCCCGGCCATGTTCAGCGGGGACTGGAAGCCGTTGTAGGCCCAGACGATGCCGGAGGTCGCCACGGCGGTGAAGACGGCGCTCCAGCCGTTGGGCGTGAAGCCGCCCGCCACCTTGATGTTGTGGGTGTCGAAGTGCGACCACATCAGGGCGCCGGCGGTCAGGACCGGGACGACGACCTTGAAGACGGTGATCGCGTTGTTGGTCTTCGCGAACAGGGTGATCGCGAACCAGTTCAGGAAGAAGTAGAAGACCAGCAGGACGCTGGCGAGGGCCACACCGGAGCCGGTGAGCTCCTTGCCGTCGTACAGCTCCTTGGCCCAGCTCCACTTCCAGGAGCTCATGTACTGGACGGAGGCGGTCGCCTCGCCGGGGATGACGGAGACGATCGCGATCCAGTTGGCCCAGGCGGCGAGGTAGCCGGCGAGCGAGCCGTGCGAGTACTGGCCGTAGCGGACCATGCCGCCGGCCTTGGGGAACATCGCACCCAGCTCGCTGTAGGTCAGGGCGATGGTCAGCGCCACGACGGCACCGATGACCCAGGCCAGGATCGCCGCCGGCCCGGCGATGCCGGCGGCGCGCTGGGCGCCGAAGAGCCAGCCGGAGCCGATGATCGACCCGAGGCCGACGGCCGTCAGGGCCACCGGACCGAGGGTCCGGCGGTAATTGGAGTGGGAACCCCGTTCGGTACTCAAGCCCCGGCTCTCCTTTTCTTTCTTACTCCCCCACAGCAGGACACAAACCGCGCCATCGTACGAGCGATTTGGCCGGGTCGGTTCTGCCAAAAGCCCCTGAGCTGGGGCTATGTGAGTTTTGCAACACAAGAAACCAGGGCTTTATATGGGTGCATACAGGGGCATCCCGCACAGTTCCTACCCTCGGGTAGGGAGTGCGGGTAAGGGTCTCTTTCCGGCCACGCTCCTGACTCGTGAGTCAGTTCCACCGGACGTCGGAAGCGTTCACGAGGACGACATGCCGCCTTCACCGTCAGGTGGTACGCGAAACGCGGTCCGCCCGGTTCCCCTCACCCCCCTGTGAACCCGGTTACTTCCGGCTACTTCACCGGAAGGTGGTACGCGACGCGGTGCCGCTCGGCCAGCATCACCACGTCCGCCGTCTCCACCGCCCGCCCGCCCGCGAAGTACGTCCGCGAGACGACCAGCACGCAGTGGCCCGGCACCCCGCCCAGCGCCAGCGTCTCCTGCGCCAGGCCCGGGCGGGCGCTGATCTCCTCGGTGACGTTGTCCACGACGAGGTCGATGGCCGCCATCCGCTCGACCACCCCCCGGCCGGCCAGCGGGCCCTCCTCGGGGAGCATCACCGGCGTCCGGCCGGTGACGGCGAGCGGCTCCCAGGAGGTGGAGAGCATCGCCGGCTCGCCGGCGCAGCGGAACAGGTAGTCGGTGCGCATCACCCGGTCGCCGGGCGCGATCCGCAGCCGCTCGGCGACCGCGGGCGAGGCGGACAGCTGCTCGCTGCGGGCCTCCCAGGCGCCCTTGACCCGGGGGTCGGCCTGCTCCTGGCGGAACGACGAGGACTCCCCCACCCCCCGGTAGCCGGTACGCACCACGGCGCGCCGCTCGGGCCGCTCCCGGACGTAGGTGCCCGACCCGGACCGGCCCTCCACCAGCCCCTCGGCCATCAGCACCTTGCGGGCCTCCAGGGCGACCGTGTCCGAGACGCCGTACTGCTCGCGGATGCGGGCCTGGGAGGGGAGGCGGGTGTGCGGCGGCAGCTCGCCGGCGACGATCTTCTGACGGAGATCGCCGGCGACGCGGAGATATGCGGGCTGGTCACCGAATGCCACGTCCACTCCCAAGGTTGACTTTCCGCAACAGCTTCGCAACTCACCGTGGCGATCCGCAACTAAGGGCCAAGGAATCACTAGATGTGGTGAATTGCAGCTCAGAAGGGTGTGAGCGCCGCCCTGACGCACGTGCAATACGCACTCTCCGGCGGCACATCTGCGACGATGCGGACGATCCCAGTGATCTTCGGAAGGACCGGCCGACAGGGGGCGATCCGGGACCTTCGGGAGATCCGGGGAGCCGGTGACCCTAAGGAGCCCTCGTGCGCCGCCGCCCCCTTCTCTGCGTCCTGCTGTGTGCCCTCCTGCCGGCCTGCGCCCCCGCCCGGACGACCGTCCGCCCGGCGGACCCCGCGACGGCCGGCGCCAAGGGCGTGGGCGACCCCTTGTTCCCCACCATGGGCAACGGCGGCTACGAGGTGGACCACTACAACCTCGCCCTCTCCTACGAGCCGAAGGACGGGAGCATCACCGCCACCGCGGAGATCAGCGCCCGCACCGACCAGGCCCTGTCATCGTTCAGCCTGGACTTCCACGGCCTCCAGGTGGACCGGGCGACGGTCGACGGCGCCCCGGCCACGGCCACCCGCACCGGCGACGCACTCCGTCTGACGCCCGCCAAGGAACTGGCCTCCGACACCGCCTTCACCGCCGTCATCACCTACCACGGCGTCCCCGAGGCGCTCACCGATCCCGACGGCTCGCAGGAAGGCTGGCTGAAGACCCCCGACGGCGCCGTGGCCCTCGGCGAGCCCAACGGCTCCATGGCCTGGTTCCCCGGCAACCACCACCCCTCCGACAAGGCCGCCTACGACCTCACCGTCAGCGTCCCCGAGGGCGTGACAGCCGTTTCCAACGGCGAACTGAGCAAACAGGAAACGGCGAATGGCCGAACCTCCTTCAGCTGGCACACCGCCGAACCCATGGCCAGCTACCTGGCGACCGTCGCCATCGGCTCCTTCACCCTCGACCGCACGGCCGCCGGCACGGTCCCGCAGACCGTTGCCATCCACACCGCCCAGGCGAAGCGGGCCACCGACGTCCCGGCCTGGGTCGCCTCCGCCACCGACTGGGGAGCCCGGCTCTTCGGCCCGTACCCCTTCTCCTCCACCGG is a window from the Streptomyces mobaraensis genome containing:
- a CDS encoding fumarate reductase/succinate dehydrogenase flavoprotein subunit, encoding MTRVDRQSWDVVVVGAGGAGLRAAIEAREQGLRCAVICKSLFGKAHTVMAEGGIAACMGNVNANDNWQVHFRDTLRGGKFLNDWRMAELLAREAPDRVWELETWGAVFDRTPDGRISQRNFGGHEYPRLAHVGDRTGLELIRTLQQKVVALQQEDFRRHGDHEARLKVFQECTVTRVLRDRDAVSGTSRVSGVFGYERESGRFLVLEAPAVVLATGGIGKSFKVTSNSWEYTGDGHALALLAGARLVNMEFVQFHPTGMVWPPSVKGILVTESVRGDGGVLRNSDGKRFMFDYIPDVFKEKYAETEDEGDRWYTDPDHNRRPPELLPRDEVARAINSEVKAGRGSPHGGVFLDVSTRMPADVIRRKLPSMHHQFKELADVDITAEAMEVGPTCHYVMGGVEVDPDTAAAVGVPGLFAAGEVAGGLHGSNRLGGNSLSDLLVFGRRAGLYAARYAAGLDGAGRPAVSDADVASAEAEALRPFGAEESTGGAAENPYALHQELQQSMNDLVGIIRKAPEMEEALRRLSGLRARARRAGVEGHRQFNPGWHLALDLRNMLLVSECVARAALERTESRGGHTRDDHPGMDRRWRKARLVCRLADDSTEPAAEDPALGRIRLERQEPPAIRPDLLELFEKDELKKYLTDEELTR
- a CDS encoding succinate dehydrogenase/fumarate reductase iron-sulfur subunit, yielding MSYQARFKVWRGDADGGGLTDYEVAVNEGEVVLDIIHRLQATAAPDLAVRWNCKAGKCGSCSAEINGRPRLMCMTRMSVFDPAETVTVTPMRAFPVVRDLVTDVSYNYAKARDVASFAPPPDLKPGEYRMRQQDVDRLQEFRKCIECFLCQNTCHVVRDHEENKPAFAGPRFLMRVAELDMHPLDAAAEAGVDRKAAAREDHGLGYCNITKCCTEVCPEHIKITDNALIPLKERVVDRSYDPLVWLGSKIRRRGAGHGT
- a CDS encoding TPM domain-containing protein → MTRLLRRYGPGAPGPAIVGALFALCVLLLPAPSVARAETPLDLDATGHVTDTVGALGRRRPQVEAALARLAGRDVQLYVTYVHDFSGRTGREWADATADRNGLGPHDVLLAVATSPRQFAVSAAQDSGFRADQLQQVATVAITPALKAHDWAGAAIGAADGYRSVLAGQAVRPPVIVPGRSDPGDSGLLPGDRRFWAPVAAGALLCLAGLLLRRQRRRRARRRVTLVPFRTPVASVTVSASTEPGLARMAQPLTPLPDLETEASLNLVATDDAVRTSAEELSFAVAQLGEAATLPFAEAVGYARGELAAAFRLRQRLDDAPAHDDDFRRHALDEICSRCTSANRRLDAEAAAFDRLRALKANAAVVLDRAEDAARALEPRIDAAENALFALRHRCTEDALAPVWRYPAEARDRLAFAGAALEDAHTGLAEGDRDRAAVSVRAAEAALSQARTLAAAALRHAHELDGATRRLAEALADAEAAAEGHTEGAAFDLLTAVRREVACERTDPRAVLRRIDEAAAAFDDDLPPDDPARATRTRARTGRALLTARARVAGARDFIATHRGAVGARARTRLAEAERHLTLARRDPAEATRAELLALQARTAAERDVGVYGVAHAMPDTARPARALGGALLGGIVLAGLLPATFGGGATRGRLAAPER
- a CDS encoding SpoIIE family protein phosphatase; the protein is MWQNSPPGSLYDYIRVASFSLGPDGRIEQWSERATELFGITPGQAVGRDPQDVFAAAQQGVLFSGDLGDLGDLGGPGDLPLGAEPDARARTGLVPYQRDGRQQGLAEVYVMPSRNERGERAALCVAVDVRALQGIETDIAASEAVFGQSPLGFFFFGTDLRLLRVNESFAQALGRPVAWHRGRRPHEFLPRTEAERLTLALRQVLDTGRPVADLQLMGPIPGKAERRRWSVSLYRLHGGSGRPIGVAAIATDVTGRRRAEREAAGVRRNLALLNEASARIGTSLDLETTARELLDVAVPQFCDLASVDLYQGLLAGDEAPPGLADGSAELRRVAFASAVSGAPVASDEPDEKAIQVGEVHRYPFHSPCAGALRTAQVQAVPGGGREGAEPPEPGMSAQCTLAVPMVARDTVMGLVQFTRTKGSEPFGERETAVAVELASRAAVCIDNARLYRREHERALILQRSLLPPVDPEAAGLEIACRYLPGNAATEVGGDWFDVIELPGHRTALVVGDVMGRGLRAAVAMGELRTAVRTLAMLDMEPAEVLSALDEIAHGLGRPGGKQSASRGVRGSVRPADLSEVYLATCVYAVYDPVTRRCTVANAGHLPPVLVEEGKPARLLEVQPGMPLGVGGELFEETVLELPDGALLALYTDGLVESRDHPLDEGLQAFRDALTDPARPLEDVCDHVLSALDTHHGEDDIALLMARLRGLPPGHVGDWTLPPEPRSVSRARELAREMLPQWGLESLVDTTELLVSELVTNALRYGEGDIRLRLLLDRTLVCEVWDAGSVQPRRRRARDTDEGGRGLQLVGLLSAAWGSRRIPPQGKTVWFELALPDGEAGAPDAVEALMSLY
- a CDS encoding ATP-binding protein: MVGVSDSALASTPGFAEWSFPAEAGAVRTARTLVRDTLLAWGLADVTDVTVLLVSELVTNSLRHATGPIGVRMYSRAGRVLQVEVSDPLPDPPRERVAEADDEGGRGLQLVALASRRWGTRRGDNGKTVWFELSLPG
- a CDS encoding SPOR domain-containing protein, producing MSENEPVLPWLVIRQDDNGNRYRVGRYATRLEAERVADRLDESLETPDKATDKAPDKRGRRQLYIVERVRVAP
- a CDS encoding APC family permease, whose product is MSTERGSHSNYRRTLGPVALTAVGLGSIIGSGWLFGAQRAAGIAGPAAILAWVIGAVVALTIALTYSELGAMFPKAGGMVRYGQYSHGSLAGYLAAWANWIAIVSVIPGEATASVQYMSSWKWSWAKELYDGKELTGSGVALASVLLVFYFFLNWFAITLFAKTNNAITVFKVVVPVLTAGALMWSHFDTHNIKVAGGFTPNGWSAVFTAVATSGIVWAYNGFQSPLNMAGEARNPGKSLPKAVIGSILIALVIYIALQVAFLMAVPAADLGDGWSALTYKSPLADLAIAWGLNWLAIVLYADAFISPSGTGMIYAATTSRMIHGVQENGHLPGIFGKVDPKTGVPRPALLLNLVIAFLFLAVFRGWGSLAEIVSIATVISYITGPVAVMSLRRIAPGINRPVKLRAMPVIAPVAMIFGSLVLYWGKWPLTGKVILIMAVGLPIWAWYELRKPWAELKPHLKAGAWMVAYLLVMAFVSWAGGKDYNGKGYLAEGWDLLVVALIGLVFYMWGVRSAWRNPSLVAAEEEIAEAERAEAASESEDAVPSASKA
- a CDS encoding GntR family transcriptional regulator, with translation MAFGDQPAYLRVAGDLRQKIVAGELPPHTRLPSQARIREQYGVSDTVALEARKVLMAEGLVEGRSGSGTYVRERPERRAVVRTGYRGVGESSSFRQEQADPRVKGAWEARSEQLSASPAVAERLRIAPGDRVMRTDYLFRCAGEPAMLSTSWEPLAVTGRTPVMLPEEGPLAGRGVVERMAAIDLVVDNVTEEISARPGLAQETLALGGVPGHCVLVVSRTYFAGGRAVETADVVMLAERHRVAYHLPVK